TGACGGGCACAACATCGGCTTCGTGCTGGTAATCCAGGATGTCACCGAGTCCCGGAAGATGCTGCGCCAGCTGAGCTATAGCGCCTCCCATGATGCGCTGACCCATCTGGCGAACCGCGTCAGCTTCGAGAACCATCTTAAACGCCTGCTGCACACGGTGCAGGAGACGCATCAGCGCCATGCGCTGGTCTATATCGATCTTGACCGCTTTAAGGCGGTGAACGACACCGCTGGCCATGCGGCTGGGGATGCCCTGTTGCGGGAGCTCTCCTCCCTGATGCTTAGCATGCTGCGCTCTACCGATATCCTGGCCCGTCTCGGCGGGGATGAGTTTGGCCTGCTGCTGCCGGACTGCAATATTGAGAGCGCCCGCTATATCTCCGGGCGCATTATCCATGCGATCAACGACTACCGCTTTATGTGGGAGGGCCGCCTGCACCGCATCGGCGCGAGCGCCGGGATCACCCTGATTGATGAGGGCAACTGCCAGGCCTCGGAGGTGATGTCCCAGGCGGATATCGCCTGCTACGCCTCGAAAAACAACGGTCGCGGCGTGGTCACGGTATACGAGCCGCAGCAGGATCATATGCATCACAACCGCAGCCTGATCTCCCTTGAGGAGCAGTCGCGGATGATCCGTGACAACCATCTCCTGCTGGTGGCGCGCGGTGTTGCCTCACCGCGGGTGCCGGAGTCCTGCAACTTCTGGCTGCTCTCACTGCGCCTGTGGACCAGTGAAGGGGAAGCCATGGAGGAGCGCGCCTTCCGTTCCGGCCTCGCCGAGCCGGAGCTCATTCGCGCCCTCGATCGCCGGGTGATCCACGAGTTCTTCACCAACAGCGCCGCCGGGGTAGTACGTAAAGGGGTCAGCGTTGCCCTGCCGCTCTCCAGCGCCGGGCTGGCCAGCCGGACAGTCATAAATGAAATCATTGAGAAGCTCGCGCAGAGCGGAATGCCTGGCCGCCTGCTGCACTTTGTGATTGATGCCGATGCCCTGATGCGCGAAGAGAGCAGCATCGGGGACGGTCTCGCCAAACTCCGTCAGGCGGGCTGCCGACTCATTATCAGCCATATTGGGCGCGACCTGGAGATCTTCAACCATCTCATGCCGCAGATGGCAGACTACGTGCTGCTGGAGCCGGAGCTGGTTAATAACGTGCACGGTAACCTGATGGACGAGATGATGGTGACCATCGTGCAGGGCCATGCTCACCGTCTGGGGATGAAGAGCATTGCCGGGCCGACTAATCAGCCAATGATGATGGATACCCTCTCCGGCATTGGCATTGACTACATCTTCGGGGACACCATCTCCCAGGCCCAGCCGCTGGATCTCATGCTCAACACCAGCTATTTTGCCATCAACTGATCCTCATCAGCTGACGGCTGCCAGTCCGGGGTATACCAGATATGCAGCAGCGCATAGGAGCGCCAGGGCTGCCAGCGTTGGGCATAGCGGCGGATTTGTGCCGGCGTCATACCCGCGAAGCGCTGCTTGATAGCGTAGTCGTCGGCCAAAAAAACATCTTTCGCCTGCCAGCCGCGCATCGCCAGATAGTTTGCTGTCCAGCGCCCTATGCCAGGAAACCCCTGCAACAGCTTCACCCCCTGCTCGATGTCCACCGGAGCCTGCAATGGAAACTCGCCGTCGAGGGTGGCGCGGGCCAAATTAATCAGCGCCTCGGCGCGCTTAAGCGGCATCCCGAGCGCCTTTAGCGCCGTGGGATCGGCCTGGACCAGCGCCTCTGCCGTCGGGAAGCAGATGAAACCCGGCACCTCTGCCAGCGGCGCCCCCAGGCTCTCCACGACCTTGCCGGTCAGCTTAGCCGCCATCGCCACGCTGACCAGCTGGCCAAGGATCGCGCGCACGCCCTGTTCAAAGGTATCCATCGATCCCGGCAGCCGCAGGCCCGGCCTCTGCTCTCCCAGCGAGCCAAGGGCGTGAATAATCTCCTGCGGATCGCAGGCGAGATCGAACAGACGCCCCAGCCGGGCCAGACACGCCTCGGCGACTGGCACCAGCCCATCGCTAAGAGTAACCCGCAGCGTATGGTTAGCCTCGTCCGGCTCGGCGGTGACGATCCCCCGGTGCTCACCTATCGCAAAACTGCGCACGTAGCGGCCTTCGCTGACCACTTCCACGCCAGTCACCGCACGCGCCTGTAGAAAACCCAACATCCACGCCCAGTCGTAGGGCGGCTTCCAGCTCAGTGTATACATGATTACTCCTCTCACTCTTATTTCAGCTTAAGCGCCCCGCCACTTTTTTGCTTTGCTTTCATAACCCTTTCGGCTAAAGTCGCCCCCCTTCTTCACCGGCATGGGGAACTTTCATGTTTATTGGTTTTGACTACGGCACGGCAAACTGCTCCGTTGCGGTAATGCGCGACGGCATCCCGCAGCTCTTAAAAATGGAAAACGGCAGCACGCTACTGCCGTCGATGCTCTGCGCTCCGACGCGGGAAGCGGTCAGCGAGTGGCTCTACCGCCACCATGACGTCCCCGCCACCGGGAGCGAAACCCAGGCGCTGCTGCGTCGGGCGGTAAGCTTCAACCGCGAAGAAGATATCGAGGTGCTACCGGGCAGCGTGCAGTTTGGGCTTCAATCGCTGCAGCAGTACGTTCAGGATCCGGAAGAGGTCTACTTCGTTAAATCGCCAAAATCCTTCCTCGGTGCCAGCGGCCTGAAGCCGCAGCAGATCGCGCTGTTTGAGGACCTGGTCTGCGCCATGATGCTGCATATTCGCCAGCAGGCCGAGAGCCAGCTGCCAGAGGCTATCGATCGCGCGGTGATTGGCCGTCCCATCAACTTCCAGGGGCTAGGCGGCGATGACGCCAACGCCCAGGCGCAGGGGATCCTGGAGCGTGCCGCCAGGCGCGCAGGCTTTAACGAGGTCGTATTCCAGTACGAGCCGGTCGCGGCCGGGCTGGATTTTGAAGCCACGTTGCAGTCAGAGAAGCGCGTGCTGGTGGTAGATATCGGCGGCGGGACCACCGACTGCTCGCTGCTGCTGATGGGCCCCCAGTGGCACCAGCGCCAGGATCGCGATACCAGCCTGCTGGGGCACAGCGGCTGCCGCGTCGGCGGTAACGATCTCGATATTGCGCTGGCCTTTAAGCATCTGATGCCGCTGCTGGGCATGGGTGGCCAGACCGAAAAGGGTATCGCCCTGCCGATCCTGCCGTGGTGGAACGCGGTAGCCATTAATGACGTCCCAGCCCAGAGTGACTTCTATAGCAGCGCTAATGGTCGCTTGCTCAACGACCTGGTGCGCGACGCCCGGGAAGGAGATAAGGTAGCGCGGCTGGTGAAGGTGTGGCGTCAACGCCTCAGCTACCGCCTGGTGCGTAGCGCGGAAGAGAGCAAGATTGCCCTCTCCGACAACCTGCAAACCGAGGCCCGTTTGCCGTTTATCAGCGACGAGCTGGCAACGGCGATTACTCAGGATGGGCTGGAGACCGCCCTCAACCAGCCGCTAACGCGGATCCTTGAGCAGGTGCAGCTGGCGCTGGCAAGCAGCAATGAGACGCCAGATATTATCTACCTGACCGGGGGCAGCGCCCGCTCACCGCTGATCAAAAAGGCGCTGGCCGACGCCCTGCCCGGCATTCCGATTGCCGGCGGCGACGATTTTGGCTCGGTCACGGCAGGCCTCGCCCGCTGGGCGCAGGTAGTGTTTTAAAAACGTCCAGCGCATTCCGCATCCGTAGGCCGGGTAAGGCGTAGCCGCCACCCGGCACTTTTATGTCCCCGTGGTGCAACGCCCGGCGCAT
Above is a genomic segment from Enterobacter sp. C2 containing:
- the alkA gene encoding DNA-3-methyladenine glycosylase 2, coding for MYTLSWKPPYDWAWMLGFLQARAVTGVEVVSEGRYVRSFAIGEHRGIVTAEPDEANHTLRVTLSDGLVPVAEACLARLGRLFDLACDPQEIIHALGSLGEQRPGLRLPGSMDTFEQGVRAILGQLVSVAMAAKLTGKVVESLGAPLAEVPGFICFPTAEALVQADPTALKALGMPLKRAEALINLARATLDGEFPLQAPVDIEQGVKLLQGFPGIGRWTANYLAMRGWQAKDVFLADDYAIKQRFAGMTPAQIRRYAQRWQPWRSYALLHIWYTPDWQPSADEDQLMAK
- the yegD gene encoding molecular chaperone translates to MFIGFDYGTANCSVAVMRDGIPQLLKMENGSTLLPSMLCAPTREAVSEWLYRHHDVPATGSETQALLRRAVSFNREEDIEVLPGSVQFGLQSLQQYVQDPEEVYFVKSPKSFLGASGLKPQQIALFEDLVCAMMLHIRQQAESQLPEAIDRAVIGRPINFQGLGGDDANAQAQGILERAARRAGFNEVVFQYEPVAAGLDFEATLQSEKRVLVVDIGGGTTDCSLLLMGPQWHQRQDRDTSLLGHSGCRVGGNDLDIALAFKHLMPLLGMGGQTEKGIALPILPWWNAVAINDVPAQSDFYSSANGRLLNDLVRDAREGDKVARLVKVWRQRLSYRLVRSAEESKIALSDNLQTEARLPFISDELATAITQDGLETALNQPLTRILEQVQLALASSNETPDIIYLTGGSARSPLIKKALADALPGIPIAGGDDFGSVTAGLARWAQVVF